The nucleotide window TCAGCGCCACCTACCCTACAACGTCTTGGTATTATGACACCACACCATCATATCAGTACACCACTAACAGCCCATTGTATTATTATACAACGACATATTACCAGTATACCACTAACAATCCATGGATTTATGAAACCACAACAAATTACCAGTACACTACTAACAGTCAATTGTATTATGACACAACGTCATATTACCAGTATACCACTAACAATCCATGGATTTCTGACACAACGTCATATTATCAGTATACCACTTACAATCCATGGATTTCTGACACAACGTCATATTATCAGTATACCACTAACAATCAATGGATTTCTGACACAACGTCATATTACCAGTATACCACTAACAATCCATGGATTTCTGACACAACGTCATATTATCAGTATACCACTAACAACCCATGGATTTCTGACACAACGTCATATTATCAGTATACCACTTACAATCCATGGATTTCTGACACAACGTCATATTACCAGTATACCACTAACAATCCATGGATTTCTGACACAACGTCATATTATCAGTATACCACTTACAATCCATGGATTTCTGACACAACGTCATATTATCAGTATACCACTTACAATCCATGGATTTCTGACACAACGTCATATTACCAGTATACCACTAACAATCCATGGATTTCTGACACAACGTCATATTATCAGTATACCACTAACAATCCATGGATTTATGACACAACGACATATTACCAGTACACCACTAGCAGCCCATTGTATTATGACACAACGACATATTACCAGTATACCACTTACTATCCATGGTATTATGACACCACAACAAATTACCAGTATACCACTTACTATCCATGGTATTATGACACCACAACAAATTACCAGTATGCCACTAACAGTCCATTGTATTATGACACAACGACTTATTATCAGTATACCACTAACAATCCATGGATTTATGACACAACAACATATTATCAGTATACCACTTACTATCCATGGTATTATGACACCACAGCAAATTACCAGTATACCACTAACAATCTAAGATATTATGACACTACGACATATTACCAGTATACTACTAACAGCCCATGGTATTATGATACAACGACATATTACCAGTATACCACTAACAATCCATGGTATTATGACACCACGACATATTATCAGTATACCACCAACTATCCATGGTATTATGACTCCACATCCTATTACCAATACACTACTGGCTATCCTTACTATTACGAAACTAGCACCTATAACCCATACTCTACAAATTACCCCTTGTACGAAGCGTCCACCTACTACCCCTACACCACGGGTTACCCATGGTACTACCCCAGCACCACATACTCACCTCCATTCGCCGCTTTCCCGTCCAAAGATTACGTGGCCTCTTTAATCCAGCAGGTCATCCAGCAGCTGAATTCAGAGAGGTACAGTCAAGAACAGGCCAGCTTACTGTTGACCCAGTTGCTGCGTTATTTGGGCTATTAGTGAACCATGCGATGCTGACcgctttaaatttttttctctttttccctcTATTTCGTTttctctcaccccccccccccctctctgtctttctgttatTAAAGATAAATTTATTGGTCTATTTTGattctgtttctttttatttaaagaccAAATTAAAGACCAAATAAAATTTACCTTCTTTGAAATAAATTGCCTAATAGCTTTGCCTTGTGTATGTTTCTTTATATTGCCTTGTGTGTTctttagaaaacattttaacgACATTGTGTTGCTTCTTCACATACATATTTAGTTAACTATAAAgctcccccttccctccccccccccccccacccgagaaaaaaatgaaaatatttcgaAGCTGTTCTCATTCTCTCAATAAAATAATGCACTACCAGTCTATCTGTAAACAGCTACAACAAACATACAATACCAATTTAATCGTTCATTCAAAGGCAAATATTTACACAGTAGTAGTATGAGTGGTTGGCTACATTAACTGGCACTAATAAAGCAATGTCTTGGGTTCGATGCCTCAGTGGCCAATTTTGTAAACAGTATTTGAACATAAAATAGGATTGGATTCATTCTGTTAAAttacttgttttgtttgcttttcgagccaattaaaatttgttttgtttcacggCATGTCTAAAATTTATAGAATTTCGGTGTTAAGTCATCatcaaatttctaaaaaatttaatattttaatctccACTGTCTTAACTAGAATTTGTTAAGCTCAATTATCGTTTACAATATAAATAGCttgccggatatgacccgcggcctgcgggccttagtttgggtattactgatctcgtggattggatttagatctaagcCAAACATGAGTCTAAATGCTTCcagtcatttgttttgtttgcttgccacgaaaataaaagaagtttGTGAAAATAAGTTTACCCGTTTagacatattcatatcaaatctatatctatatatttcattctcttcatggctcaagagttagAACACCACGTAATGGAAGGATTACTCTTTTATCTCTGCAAGTTGAacagactagagttaccccacgtaattttagaggcgaaaaaaagaggggggggggagaacaagaaGTATTCACCCGCCATTAAATAGCAGGGCATAGATTacactcaatagcaagaattaccaaatgtttaatctatctacgagaaattttgacctcaagtaattcttcattagtttgaggcgcgagaggcttctttcactagattccacaattacgggtactGCATAATgccgtattttttttaatcgagcgttggattggcgttttccatattgaatgacatcgCAAAATTACAATtcttgtctatatatttcaggagatttgtataagttttcaaaagattttaataattttcagatatttccaggactttttcgtatattttgcaatttcagaagatttccaggagctcctggtaaatcgacaggaggccgggggaaatttgttataaaatggtttaatttaacaatgtatacacctagaattagcgcgggtcctatgaaagtgcggggcccactgcggtcgcataggttgcaatggcctaaggctggccctgcaaaTTAGCGGCGTATGTTAGGCCGCTGGTCGACTAGTATAATATGATGTGAAAAAGGGTTTACCtgttttgttaaaaaagtttCGTACCTAAATGAGATAAATTTAGGTATTTAAATTGTCTATTCCCCTCGCCTTCCACTGGTTGTAGGAGCAACATTAAACATATCTTACGGTCTTCGCCAGGATTTATGGGACATCTATGCCAAATGTTTTCTTAAGATAGGTCGAAcacggttttgatttctttgtggtacatacatacatacatacatacatacatacatacatacatacatacatacatacatacacacatacatacatacatacatacatacatacatacatacacacatacatacatacatacatacatacatacatacatactacatacatacatacatacattcatacatacatacatacatacatacatacatacatacatacatacatacacacatacatacatacatacatacatacatacatacatacatacatacatacatacatacatacatacatacatactacatacatacatacatacatacattcatacatacatacatacacagatacatacataggccaacatacatacataggccaACATACATATACCTTACATTCAATTTTATATCTATTAGATAGCTACAATACTTTTCTCTACGCTGTTAAGTCTTTAGTAATCCTTAATATTGTATTGAACTCGTAAACAATATAAAATTAGAAGCAATTCTAAAGCTCacatcaaaatgtatttaatgaaaCTAGAACAAAGAAACGAATGACAGACAGAGCTCAAAACATTGTGG belongs to Biomphalaria glabrata chromosome 12, xgBioGlab47.1, whole genome shotgun sequence and includes:
- the LOC106058570 gene encoding uncharacterized protein LOC106058570; translation: MLKQFFLVVSCLLVWCSARVLESRQAATQINVCATSEVRVSQGSYIELKSPNYPSRYLDNTHCPVTLRSGPKALALSLRFSEFILENQQTACSYDSLCIYGVKFCGSWANGRVFQYILPSNSNFTLDFLTDSSETFRGFDILVSAALYNNEAVNITSGGVGSNSGPLQSQLLTLRNLNYQDKCKTDSRIVSATYPTTSWYYDTTPSYQYTTNSPLYYYTTTYYQYTTNNPWIYETTTNYQYTTNSQLYYDTTSYYQYTTNNPWISDTTSYYQYTTYNPWISDTTSYYQYTTNNQWISDTTSYYQYTTNNPWISDTTSYYQYTTNNPWISDTTSYYQYTTYNPWISDTTSYYQYTTNNPWISDTTSYYQYTTYNPWISDTTSYYQYTTYNPWISDTTSYYQYTTNNPWISDTTSYYQYTTNNPWIYDTTTYYQYTTSSPLYYDTTTYYQYTTYYPWYYDTTTNYQYTTYYPWYYDTTTNYQYATNSPLYYDTTTYYQYTTNNPWIYDTTTYYQYTTYYPWYYDTTANYQYTTNNLRYYDTTTYYQYTTNSPWYYDTTTYYQYTTNNPWYYDTTTYYQYTTNYPWYYDSTSYYQYTTGYPYYYETSTYNPYSTNYPLYEASTYYPYTTGYPWYYPSTTYSPPFAAFPSKDYVASLIQQVIQQLNSERYSQEQASLLLTQLLRYLGY